Below is a window of Pseudomonas eucalypticola DNA.
GTGGGACTGGCCCGAAGGCCCACCCACCTTGCCGGAGCGCCTGGCAGGCCTGGCGGCCCTGGGTTTCGACCTGCCAACCCGATACAGCCAACCCATCATCGACGCCGACCAGGCGAGCCATTGGCGCAACCACTGGTACACCACGCCGCTGCCATTCGCCAGCGACGGCCTGATCCTGCGCCTGAGCCAACGGCCGCCGGCCAGTCGCTGGCAGGCCAGGGTGCCGTACTGGATTGCCGCCTGGAAATATCCCTATGCCCAGGCGCTGGCCCATGTGCGCGAGGTAACCTTCAGCATCGGCCGCAGCGGGCGCATAACCCCCGTGCTGGAACTGCACCCGGTACGTCTGGACGACCGCACGGTGAGACGCGTCAGTGTTGGCTCGCTGGAACGCTGGCGCGCACTGGACATCCTGCCCGGGGACCAGGTCGCCGTGCAGCTTGCCGGCCTTACCATACCGCGGCTGGGCGAGGTGGTATGGCGTAGCCCCGACAGGCAGCCCCTTGCAACCCCTGCCGCGGCGGACTACCACGCACTCAGCTGCTGGCGCCCCACCGAGGGTTGCGAGGCGCAGTTCCGCGCGCGCCTGACCTGGCTTGGCAGCAAACAGGGGCTGAACATGGCCCACGTGGGGGCCGCGACCTGGGAGCGCCTCATTCAGGCGGGAAAAGTCAACGATCTCGCCAGTTGGCTGCTGCTGGACGAACAGGCGCTGGCCGACGTGCCGCAACTGGGCATGCGCAGCCGCACCCGCCTCCTGGAAAGCTTTCAGGCAGCGCGCCGCCATGGCTTGCAGGCCTGGCTCAAAGCCCTGGGGGCACCTGCGGTTGGTCCGTTGAGCGCAGCACAGACGTGGGAGCAATTGGCTGCCCGCAGCCTTGAGCAATGGCAAGCGCAGCCCGGCATTGGCACGACACGGGCCACGCAGCTGTTCGAGTTCTTCCGGCACCCGGAGGTACTCGCTGTCGCCAATAGGCTCCGCACTGTAGGCATTGCAGGCTTTACTGGTTAAAAACTAGGAAACTTCTTACAGACTTTGGCTTCAATAAGCCGTTCAATAGGACAGTCCTTACACGGAGTCACCATGAAACCATTATCCATTCTGACGGTGCTGGCCCTTTGCGGCAGCCTGTGCGCGCCACTGATGGCCGCCGAAGCGCCGGAGGGCCTCAAGGGCTGCGCGGCTAAACAGCAAGCCATTCGCACCCAGATCGACCAGGCCAAGGCCCACGGCAACGCCGAGCAGCAGGCGGGCCTGGAGAAAGCCCTGGCCCAGACCCAGGCCAATTGCACCGACGCAGGCTTGCAGAAGGAGCGGGAAAACAAGGTGCTGGATGCGCGCCGCGAAGTAGCCCAACGCCAGGCAGACCTGGACAAGGCCATGAAGAAAGGCGACTCGGACAAGATCAACAAACGCAAGGACAAGCTCGCCGAGTCGCGCAAGGAACTGCAGCAGGCACTGGACGAGATGGACCAGTAACCGCGTCACTCAGTGATCGCGGAATTCCCGGTGGCAGGCCTTGCAGGCGTTTTCCACCTTCTGCATGGGCTTGTCCAGGTCCAGGTCCTTGAGCGGCTGAGCGCGGCTGGCCACCACCAACTCACCGGTGGCACCCTCCAGTGACCGCGCCAGCGCCTGAAACCGCGCCTGGCGCTCCCACACTTCAGGCTTGGCGCTAGTGTGGTCCTGCTCGCGCACCTGGGGAAAATGCTGCCAGGGCTGATGGGCCAGCCCATCGAGCTTCACGGCACTGGCGGCGAAGGTGGGCGCATCGAAGGCCAGGCGCCCCAGCAGCATGCCATTCATGTCTTCGCTGGTATGCAGCATTTGCTTGAAGATGGCCTTGCGCTTGCCCAACGGCGAGTCGGGGTCCACCCCACCGCAGGCACACAATACCATGCAGGCCAGCAGCACCACGCTCAGACGTTTCAAGCTCATGGCATTCCTGTCAGACGGACACGCAGAACAGGCTGACGACCAGCCCCAGGCCAACGAACCACACCAGCGAACGCAGCATAGCCCAATCCGCCAGGTAGCAGATGATGTACAGAAGCCGGCTGGTAATGAACAGCACGGCCAGCACGTCCATGGTCACCTGCTGAGCGTTGTGGCAGATATCGGCGATGATCACCGCCGCGGCGAACGCGGGGAATGCTTCGAAACTGTTCATCTGCGCCGAATGTGCACGCTTGGCAAACCCGTCGAGGTTGGCCAGAAATGCCCGCGGGTCGTGGTTCTGCCGAGCGCCGAACTGGCCACCGCTGAACTTGGCGATGCCCGTGCACACGAAGGGCAGCAGGATGGCGATCAATACACACCAGAATGCGACGGTCATGCTTGGTCCTTTTCATGGAATATCAAGGTTTGCTATTCAACCGTCCTTATCGAACGGTGTTCGTCTGCCGGCTATGGCAAAATCATGTATTAAGAAGTTTCCAGTCCGGACGAGTTATTCGAGACGCTGTAGAATACCGCTTACGTGCTTACCTATCGCCGCCGGAGCCACGATGCCAGAGTCTTGTCCACGCACTTGTGACAACCTTGTCTCACGCACATCTCACGCGGACGCCGCACAGCGGTTGCGGAACCTGGCGGAATACCTGGCGAACAACCCTGAGGAAGCGCGCGCTTTTCGGGTCAAAACCGGGGTTCACGACCAAAATGGCAAATTGACGCCCGCTTACCGCTAACCAATGTATAGGACACTCCCCTCCTTCGTCCTCGGCTTTCACGGCTGTGATCGCAAGGTAGGCGAAGCCGTTCTTGCGGGCCAACATTTACGGCCCAGCAATAACGACTACGACTGGCTTGGGCAAGGCATTTACTTCTGGGAAAACAGCCCCCACCGCGCACTCAGCTACGCCAAGAAGATGAAACGCTACCACCAACTGCCTAGCTACGAATCAGTTCGGTCGCCATTCTGGGAAGGCGAAGAACTTTACCAAGGTGCGCTTTTCAGACGTGAAACCCACGTGCAGATCTGCGTCCGCGACAGGCTCCGCATCAAAGGCTACTTTCGCCCCCTCAATGAGCAAGGCGGGCCTTTTCAACCATAAGCGATGCGTCCTCAAGCCGATAGTGCGGTCAATTGGCCGCACAATGAGCTGTGTCCCCTCCCGGTGCCCACTCGTCCTACCGGGTACATCGCGTGTAATTCACGCCCCACCGCCACACCACCATGGGAGCCCGGATGCTCGAATTAGTTGCCGCCTTCATCTGCCTTACCACCCTTCTCACCTACGTCAATTTCCGCTTCATCGGCCTGCCACCCACCATCGGTGTGATGGTTACGGCCCTGATGTTCTCCCTGTTGCTGCAAGGCTTGAGCGTGCTGGGCTATCCCGGCCTTGAAGCCCGCGTGCAGGGTCTGATCGGCCAGATCGATTTCGGCGACCTGCTGATGAACTGGATGCTGGCGTTCCTGCTGTTCGCCGGCGCCTTGCACGTCAACCTCAACGACCTGCGTAGCTACCGCTGGCCCATCGGCCTGCTGGCCACTTTCGGTGTATTGATGGCCACGCTGGTGATCGGCACCCTGGCGTTCTATATCTTCGGCATGTTCGGCTGGCATGTGAGTTTCCTCTACTGCCTGCTGTTCGGCGCGCTGATTTCGCCTACCGATCCCATCGCCGTGCTGGGCGTGCTGCGCACGGCCAATGCGTCGAAACCGCTGAAGACCACCATTGTCGGCGAGTCGCTATTCAACGACGGCACTGCCGTGGTGGTGTTCACCGTTCTGCTGGGCATCGCTCAGCAGGGGGAGACACCGTCAATCAGCGAAACCGCCATGCTGTTCGTTCACGAAGCCATCGGCGGCGTGCTGTTTGGCGCGCTGATCGGGTACGTGGTGTACCGCATGATCAAGAGCATCGAGCAATACCAGGTCGAGGTGATGCTGACCCTGGCGCTGGTGATCGGTGGTTCGGCGATGGCCTACGAACTGCACGTCTCGGCCCCCATCGCCATGGTCACCGCTGGCCTGATCATCGGCAACCTGGGCCGCAAGCTGGCCATGAACGACATGACCCGTCGCTACATGGACGGTTTCTGGGAATTGCTGGATGACATGCTCAACGCCTTGCTGTTCGCATTGATCGGCATGGAATTGTTGCTGTTGCCGTTCTCGTGGATGCACGTGGTGGCGTCCAGCTTGCTGGCGGTAGCGATACTTCTATCGCGGTTGCTGACCGTGGCCCCGGCGATCCTGCTGCTGCGCCGCTGGCGCAGCGTGCCGCGGGGCACCATCCGCATCCTGACCTGGGGTGGCTTGCGCGGCGGCGTATCGGTGGCCTTGGCACTGGCATTGCCGGTGGGCCCGGAACGTGACTTGCTGCTGAGCATCACCTACATCGTGGTGCTCTCGTCGATCCTGCTGCAGGGCCTGAGCATCGGCAAGCTGGTGAAAAGCGTGACCCGCGATGCGCCGCAAGAAGAAGCAGCGCACTGAAACCTGTGGGATCGGGCCTTGCCGCCCGGTCCCGCACACATCCGTTACTCGACCGATTCCGCGTCGAACTGGTCCTTGATGTACCTGATCTCGGTGCGACCATGGGGCGCGGGCAGCCCGTCCTCGCCCAGGTTGACGAACACCATCTTGTCGACCGTGAGGATGCTCTTGCGGGTGATCTTGTTACGCACTTCACACGTAAGGGTGATGGAGGTGCGGCCAAACTCGGTGGCCGTGATGCCCAGTTCGATGATGTCTCCCTGGCGCGAGGCGCTGACGAAATTGATCTCCGAAATGTACTTGGTGACCACCCGCTGGTTACCCAGCTGGACGATGGCGTAGATCGCTGCCTCTTCGTCGATCCAGCGCAACAGGCTGCCACCGAACAGGGTGCCGTTGGGGTTGAGGTCTTCGGGTTTTACCCATTTGCGGGTGTGGAAGTTCATGCTCGCTCCTGACCGTCTTGCCGTTGATGCCGCCATCATCGCAGACCTTAGCCGCCGCCTCCATTGGACTATCGCTATGGGCTCGATAAACCTTCGAGCGGTTATCAGCAGAAAGCCTTGGGCAGCGCCGCCTTCCTCTATATAATCGCTGCGTTCGATTACAACGGCCCGTCTTTCCCGGCCGTTCCCGCCACCTGTCCGAGGGGCGCTGCAGCAGGGATACCTGTCAGGCTCGGATGGGGCGTTGCCCGCACGGTTGGTCCGTACGGGCTCTAAACGCACAACGGCGCCCATTCGCACTTTACGAATGGAGGCTCTTCATGAGCGCTGTACACACGCCTGCAGGTTTCACCGATTTCAAGGTCGCCGACATCTCCCTGGCCGCCTGGGGCCGTCGCGAGACCATCATCGCCGAATCGGAAATGCCTGCACTGATGGGCCTGCGCCGCAAGTATGCCGGTGAGCAACCGCTCAAGGGCGCGAAGATCCTGGGCTGCATCCACATGACCATCCAGACCGCCGTGCTGATCGAAACCCTGGTTGCCCTGGGTGCCGAAGTGCGCTGGTCGTCGTGCAACATCTTCTCCACCCAGGACCAGGCCGCTGCCGCCATCGCTGCTGCCGGCATTCCTGTGTTCGCCTGGAAAGGCGAGACCGAGGAAGAGTACGAGTGGTGCATCGAGCAGACCATCCTCAAGGATGGCCAGCCTTGGGACGCCAACATGATTCTGGACGACGGCGGCGACCTGACCGAAATCCTGCACAAGAAATACCCGGCCATGCTGGAGCGCATCCACGGCGTGACCGAGGAAACCACCACTGGCGTTCACCGCCTGCTGGACATGCTGGCCAAGGGCGAACTGAAGATCCCGGCCATCAACGTCAACGACTCGGTGACCAAGAGCAAGAACGACAACAAGTACGGCTGCCGTCACAGCCTGAACGACGCCATCAAGCGCGGCACCGACCACCTGCTGTCGGGCAAGCAAGCCCTGGTGATCGGCTACGGCGACGTGGGCAAGGGCTCGGCTCAGTCCCTGCGTCAGGAAGGCATGATCGTCAAGGTCACCGAAGTCGACCCGATCTGCGCCATGCAAGCCTGCATGGACGGTTTCGAACTGGTTTCGCCGTTCATCAACGGTGAGAACGACGGCACCGAAGCCAGCATCGACAAGGCCCTGCTGGGCAAGATCGACCTGATCGTCACCACTACCGGTAACGTCAACGTCTGCGACGCCAACATGCTCAAGGCGCTGAAGAAGCGTGCCGTTGTCTGCAACATCGGTCACTTCGACAACGAAATCGACACCGCTTTCATGCGCAAGAACTGGGCATGGGAAGAAGTGAAGCCACAGGTACACAAGATCCACCGTACCGGCCCGGGTGCTTTTGACGCACAGAACGACGACTACCTGATCCTGCTGGCCGAAGGCCGCCTGGTGAACCTGGGTAACGCCACTGGCCACCCAAGCCGCATCATGGACGGTTCGTTCGCCAACCAGGTCCTGGCCCAGATCTTCCTGTTCGAGCAGAAGTACGCCGACCTGTCGCCCGCGCAGAAAGCCGAGCGCCTGACCGTCGAAGTACTGCCAAAGAAACTCGACGAAGAAGTGGCCCTGGAAATGGTTCGCGGCTTCGGCGGCGTGGTCACCAAACTGACCAAGCAGCAGGCCGACTACATCGGCGTGACCGTCGACGGCCCGTTCAAGCCACACGCTTACCGCTACTAAGCAGCGGCACGTTGTGAGCTGCAAGCTGCAAGTAGAAGCACGACCGTGCTGACCTGCTTGCAGCTTTTTGTCTTCGCGAAATTTGCTCCCTGATAGCGCTGAAGCTTTTGCAAGACCTGCAGGCGGACCCAGTCCTCCTTGCAGCTTGCCGCTAGAAGCTTGCAGCTGAGGAACAACCATGTCCCAGGAACGCCGCTTCAGCTTCGAGTTCTTCCCGACCAAGACCGACGCTGGGCATGAAAAACTGCTGAACGTGGCCCGCCAGCTGGCTGGCTACAACCCCGATTTCTTCTCCTGTACCTACGGTGCCGGGGGCTCTACCCGCGACCGCACGCTCAACACCGTGCTGCAGCTGGAAAACGAAGTGAAGGTGCCTGCCGCCCCGCACCTGTCGTGCGTTGGTGACAGCAAGGCCGACCTGCGCGCCCTGCTCGCGCAGTACAAGGATGCCGGCATCAAGCGCATCGTCGCCCTTCGCGGCGACCTGCCCTCTGGCATGGGCATGGCCAGCGGCGAGCTGCGCCACGCCAATGACCTGGTCGAGTTCATTCGCGCCGAAAGCGGCGACCACTTCCATATCGAAGTAGCCGCCTACCCGGAAATGCACCCCCAGGCGCACAACTTCGAAGACGACATCAAGAACTTCGTGCGCAAGGCCAATGCCGGCGCCGACAGCGCCATCACCCAGTATTTCTTCAACGCAGACAGCTATTTCCATTTCGTCGAACGCGTGCAGAAAGCCGGCGTGGACATCCCGATCGTGCCGGGCATCATGCCGATCACCAACTACAGCAAGCTGGCACGCTTCTCCGATGCCTGTGGCGCGGAGATCCCGCGTTGGATCCGCAAGCAGCTTGAAGCCTACGCGGACGATGTCACCAGCATCCAGCGTTTCGGCGAGCAGGTGATCACGCAGATGTGCGAGCAACTGCTGGAAGGCGGGGCCCCGGGGCTGCACTTCTATACGCTGAACCAGGCGGAACCGAGCCTGGCGGTGTGGAACAACCTGAAATTGCCCCGCTAGTCAAAACGCAGGGGGAAATTCAGCAAGGCCTTGGTAAAGTACCAAGGCCTTTTTTATTTCCACATTGCTTCAAGGACGACACACGCCATGCCGACTGTTACCGCGGTGCGCCCGCAGTTGGTTTACCTGGTGTTCGGTGCAGACACCTATCACCAGGAAGCTATCTTCAGTATCGCCAGCGCCATCGCTCACCTGGGCGCGGCTGGTGAGATGCCGCTCGATATCCAGGTGTTCACCGATAACCCGCAGCCCTACGCACGGTTGCCGGTGCGGGTGCGGCCGTTCGGCCAAGACACCCGGCGGGCCTGGAGCCAGCCGCACGGCTACCACTTTCGCACCAAACATGTGGCGTTGCGTGAAGTGCTGCGCGACTCGCCCCTGGCCATGCTTGTCGACACCGACACCTTCTTCCGCGAGTCGCCGCTGGCGCTGTTCGCCCGCATCCAGCCCGGCACGCTGCTGTGCAATGCCTTCAGCATGCAATACCGCGACGGATCCGACTCGCCGCTGTATTACGAACTGGCCGAAGAGCTGAAGGCCCAGGGCATGGCCGATGACGATATGTGGCTGGTCAATTCAGGAGTCATAGGCCTCTTCCAGGGCGATGCACAGGTGCTCGACCGCTCCATCGAGTTGATGGACCGTTACTACCCGCGCACGCCCACCGCCTATAACCTGGAAGAATTCTGCCTGGCCCTCGCGACCTACAAGCAGTATCCCGTGCACCAATGCAGCGACCTGATTCACCATTACTGGAGCCGCAAACTGCTGATACGCGCCAAAGTGCAGGCCTGGGTAAGCAAGCATCACGAACAGCCCCTGGCGGCCCAAGCACTGGCCGACGTGCGCCTGGTGAGCAGCCACGTGCCTCGCCCCCCGGCTGTGCAACGCCTGGCCTACAAGGCGGTCACCCTGGCGCTACCGCGCGAACAGCGTCAGTTCATGCGTGAAATTCTCTACGGCTGCTACGAGCACCCCAATGAATTCGACCGTGCCTGTGCCCCCGTATGGTGGGACAAGGCCCGGCAGAACCTGCAAGAGCGCCAGCATGCGCCCGTGCAAGCCGAACAACTGCAGCGCTGGCTGGGCTCCACGGTCGGTCGGCTGATCCTGGGCAAGCGCCGCGACGCCATTTATCAGCACTTGATCGCGAACCCGGCGAACTGATGCGTTGCCAAGCCATCGGGCTGCATCGTACTCTGCCGCCATGCCCGCTTTCCTATCTCTGCTGACAGCCATGTTCCTGACTTGCCTGAGCCTGAGCGCCCAGGGCGAGAGGCTACGCATTGTCACCGACGCCTGGGCGCCCTATGCCTACCAGCAGGATGGCCAGGGCAAAGGAATCGACTACGAAGTGGCGACCCGGGTATTCGAGCGGCTGGGGGTGGATATAGAGTGGCAATTCCTGCCGTGGAAGCGGTGCCTGGCCATGCTCGACCAGGGTGAAGCCGACGGTGTGCTGGATATCTTCCGCACCCCGGAACGCGAAGCGAAATTGCTGTTCCCCGATGAACCCTTGTCCGACACCCAATTCGTGCTGTTCCAGGCCACGTCCCGCCCCCATGTGGCCAACAGCCTGGCCGACCTGGCCGGGCTCACCATCGGAACTTCGGCCGGCTACAACTACGGCGATGCGTTCATGCAAGCCAGCGACTTCATCCGCGAAGCAGCCGCCAGCCAGGAAGCCAATTTCGGCAAGCTGGTGCGCAGCCGCGTGGACCTGGTCATCACCGACCGCCGGGTGGGCCAGTTCACCCTGGAATCAATGGGCTTGCAGGACCAGGTCAGCGCCTTGCCCCTGGTGATCGACCGCCAGCCTCAATACCTGGCGGTACGCCGTGGCGCCGGCATGGACCAACTGGCGTTGCGCTTTGCCATCGAGCTGCGACGCTTCAAGCACGAGCCCGCCTACACGGAACTCACCACCCGCTATGCCACAGCTTCTTCGGCGAATAAAACCGTTGAGCAGCATGAAAGCAGCGCGCTGTGATTGCTCTGTTATACTCCGACCTTCCCGCCAGGCTTACGCCCGGACGCCCGGCCTTGCAAAAGGCACCCCGACCCGCTCGACTGCCCGGCTCACGCCCGCTCAGCGAGGTCCGGATGCGCATTGAAGGCCCGGCAGGACCGGACGCGATAGTGCCCCCATGCACCCGTCGCGCCAGGCAAGATTCCCATTGGGCAAAGCCCTCACTAGAACAGGATTACTCATGTCCTTTGCTTCCCTCGGTCTCTCCGAGGCTTTAGTCCGCGCCATCGAGGCGGCGGGCTATACCCAGCCTACTCCGGTGCAACAGCGGGCTATTCC
It encodes the following:
- a CDS encoding MAPEG family protein; amino-acid sequence: MTVAFWCVLIAILLPFVCTGIAKFSGGQFGARQNHDPRAFLANLDGFAKRAHSAQMNSFEAFPAFAAAVIIADICHNAQQVTMDVLAVLFITSRLLYIICYLADWAMLRSLVWFVGLGLVVSLFCVSV
- the ligB gene encoding NAD-dependent DNA ligase LigB, which codes for MNPTLMLLGALLAPALATAESCPDWNPAHATLQLTALQAQLAEWDTQYHRDGISAIADELYDQARVRLDHWQQCFPAAGSANAQPLESARGTVSHPIAHTGVGKHAELATVADWLRHKADVWVQPKVDGVAVTVVYRQGRLHQVISRGDGEQGHDWTANARSIPAVPQALPKPVDLILQGELYWRYDGHVQARDGSDNARGKVAGLMARKQLDVADGANIGLFAWDWPEGPPTLPERLAGLAALGFDLPTRYSQPIIDADQASHWRNHWYTTPLPFASDGLILRLSQRPPASRWQARVPYWIAAWKYPYAQALAHVREVTFSIGRSGRITPVLELHPVRLDDRTVRRVSVGSLERWRALDILPGDQVAVQLAGLTIPRLGEVVWRSPDRQPLATPAAADYHALSCWRPTEGCEAQFRARLTWLGSKQGLNMAHVGAATWERLIQAGKVNDLASWLLLDEQALADVPQLGMRSRTRLLESFQAARRHGLQAWLKALGAPAVGPLSAAQTWEQLAARSLEQWQAQPGIGTTRATQLFEFFRHPEVLAVANRLRTVGIAGFTG
- a CDS encoding cation:proton antiporter, whose product is MLELVAAFICLTTLLTYVNFRFIGLPPTIGVMVTALMFSLLLQGLSVLGYPGLEARVQGLIGQIDFGDLLMNWMLAFLLFAGALHVNLNDLRSYRWPIGLLATFGVLMATLVIGTLAFYIFGMFGWHVSFLYCLLFGALISPTDPIAVLGVLRTANASKPLKTTIVGESLFNDGTAVVVFTVLLGIAQQGETPSISETAMLFVHEAIGGVLFGALIGYVVYRMIKSIEQYQVEVMLTLALVIGGSAMAYELHVSAPIAMVTAGLIIGNLGRKLAMNDMTRRYMDGFWELLDDMLNALLFALIGMELLLLPFSWMHVVASSLLAVAILLSRLLTVAPAILLLRRWRSVPRGTIRILTWGGLRGGVSVALALALPVGPERDLLLSITYIVVLSSILLQGLSIGKLVKSVTRDAPQEEAAH
- the metF gene encoding methylenetetrahydrofolate reductase [NAD(P)H]; the protein is MSQERRFSFEFFPTKTDAGHEKLLNVARQLAGYNPDFFSCTYGAGGSTRDRTLNTVLQLENEVKVPAAPHLSCVGDSKADLRALLAQYKDAGIKRIVALRGDLPSGMGMASGELRHANDLVEFIRAESGDHFHIEVAAYPEMHPQAHNFEDDIKNFVRKANAGADSAITQYFFNADSYFHFVERVQKAGVDIPIVPGIMPITNYSKLARFSDACGAEIPRWIRKQLEAYADDVTSIQRFGEQVITQMCEQLLEGGAPGLHFYTLNQAEPSLAVWNNLKLPR
- a CDS encoding DUF1090 domain-containing protein; its protein translation is MKPLSILTVLALCGSLCAPLMAAEAPEGLKGCAAKQQAIRTQIDQAKAHGNAEQQAGLEKALAQTQANCTDAGLQKERENKVLDARREVAQRQADLDKAMKKGDSDKINKRKDKLAESRKELQQALDEMDQ
- the ahcY gene encoding adenosylhomocysteinase, producing the protein MSAVHTPAGFTDFKVADISLAAWGRRETIIAESEMPALMGLRRKYAGEQPLKGAKILGCIHMTIQTAVLIETLVALGAEVRWSSCNIFSTQDQAAAAIAAAGIPVFAWKGETEEEYEWCIEQTILKDGQPWDANMILDDGGDLTEILHKKYPAMLERIHGVTEETTTGVHRLLDMLAKGELKIPAINVNDSVTKSKNDNKYGCRHSLNDAIKRGTDHLLSGKQALVIGYGDVGKGSAQSLRQEGMIVKVTEVDPICAMQACMDGFELVSPFINGENDGTEASIDKALLGKIDLIVTTTGNVNVCDANMLKALKKRAVVCNIGHFDNEIDTAFMRKNWAWEEVKPQVHKIHRTGPGAFDAQNDDYLILLAEGRLVNLGNATGHPSRIMDGSFANQVLAQIFLFEQKYADLSPAQKAERLTVEVLPKKLDEEVALEMVRGFGGVVTKLTKQQADYIGVTVDGPFKPHAYRY
- a CDS encoding acyl-CoA thioesterase produces the protein MNFHTRKWVKPEDLNPNGTLFGGSLLRWIDEEAAIYAIVQLGNQRVVTKYISEINFVSASRQGDIIELGITATEFGRTSITLTCEVRNKITRKSILTVDKMVFVNLGEDGLPAPHGRTEIRYIKDQFDAESVE
- a CDS encoding c-type cytochrome; the protein is MSLKRLSVVLLACMVLCACGGVDPDSPLGKRKAIFKQMLHTSEDMNGMLLGRLAFDAPTFAASAVKLDGLAHQPWQHFPQVREQDHTSAKPEVWERQARFQALARSLEGATGELVVASRAQPLKDLDLDKPMQKVENACKACHREFRDH
- a CDS encoding substrate-binding periplasmic protein — protein: MPAFLSLLTAMFLTCLSLSAQGERLRIVTDAWAPYAYQQDGQGKGIDYEVATRVFERLGVDIEWQFLPWKRCLAMLDQGEADGVLDIFRTPEREAKLLFPDEPLSDTQFVLFQATSRPHVANSLADLAGLTIGTSAGYNYGDAFMQASDFIREAAASQEANFGKLVRSRVDLVITDRRVGQFTLESMGLQDQVSALPLVIDRQPQYLAVRRGAGMDQLALRFAIELRRFKHEPAYTELTTRYATASSANKTVEQHESSAL